The nucleotide sequence tattattgaagggattcaagacgatgagtgcaataaaatgatattgtacGGAGCCAAAAGCGTACGAGAGCTGAAGGAGAAGTTCGAGTCCTACGAAGCCATGAAGGAGAATGCAAGAGTGAAGAGCAGGCGAACtgaagagaagacgaagaaggcggTCCGAGAAGGTGTTGGAGCTGTGATGCAAGGAGGtgtaagaaaatgtttcttaTGTGGGGACCGGAACCATTTAAGTGCGACTTGTCCGACGAAAAGTAAAGGCATGAAGTGTTTTAAGTGTCAGGGGTATGGGCATATTGCGCTTGAATGTAAAGGCGAGAGTAAACCTGTAAAGGATGTGAGTAGTACATCGGAAGCGTCGAGGAAAAAGCGCCTTAAGGAGGTACAGATTGAAAATTGTGAGTTAGTAGCGTTAATAGATTCGGGTAGCGATTTGAATTTAATACGAGCAGATCATTATGTAAAAATTGGCGCGCCTAGACTAAGTAATACGATTTTACAATTTCGCGGCGTTGCGGTGGAAAGCCATCATACGTTAGGAGTATTTTCAACACACATAACGATAGATCATGTAGTGTATCCAATAGATATACATGTTGTACCTGACGTGTTGACGTCACACGGTTTAATAATTGGTACAGATTTTCTAGACTCCGTaaagctaattatgaaaggggGAGAAATTTCTATTAGGAAGCTAGACGTGCCAGAAGTGTATAGCATTAGTGTTGAACCTGCAGTGAATGGAGTTGATTTGTCGCATGTTACAGTTCCTGAGCATAGAGAGGCAATAGAAGTTTTAGTCGAAAATTATAAGCCTAATAAAACACGCGAAGTGGGGGTTACGATGAACATTATTCTTACTGATGATGTGCCTGTTTACCAAAGACCGCGACGATTGTCTCCTAAGGAAAAAGCAATAGTCGATGAACAAATAAAGGCGTGGGTAGAGAATGGGATTATACGACCGTCTCACTCAGATTATGGGAGTCCGATAGTGTTGGTTGTGAAAAAAGATGGTACAATTAGAATTTGCATTGATTTTAGACAcctgaataagaaaatagtgaaggacaGGTACCCTTTGCCGTTAATAGAGGACGAGTTAGACTCACTACAGGGCGCGAAAGTGTTTAGCACACTTGATTTAAAGAATGGGTTTTTTCATGTGCCCATTGAAGAAGGTAGTCAAAAGTATACCGCTTTTGTTGTACCCAACGGCCATTACGAGTTTTTGAGAGTGCCTTTCGGACTCTGTAATTCGCCAGCCGTTTTCCAAAGGTTCATACATGCCGTGTTCAGAGAATTAATAGCGGTGGGAATGGTGCGCGTTTACATGGATGATATAATAGTTCTAGCGAATGATGTTGTAAGTGCAATTGCAAACCTTGAAGCTGTGTTGGGCGTAGCGAGTCAATTCGGATTAGTAGTGAATTggggtaaatgtaaatttttgcaaacgagggtggaatacttagggcatattgtcgaaaatgcttgcattcagccgtcagaacataaaactagagccgtaattaaattcccgaaacctcagtgtgtgaaggacgttcagagttttttaggcttaacaggatattttagaaaatttatccatCGTTATTCAGTAATAGCGCGTCCAATGTCGGATTTGTTGAGAAAGGATGTCAAGTTTAGGTTTGGTGCGTTGGAACTGGAAGCGCttaataaattgaagttaacgttgagtagtgcaccggtattaaaattatatcgtaCAGGCGCCGAGACAGAGCTGCACACTGATGCGTCTGGTTTAGGATATGGAGCAATTTTATTGCAGCGCGATACTCAGGATGGTGCCTTCCATCCCGTGTATTACGCGAGTGGGAAAACTACGCCTGCCGAGGAAAAATACCCGAGTTATGAACTTGAAGTTTTAGCGATCATTAAATCCTTGAAAAAGTTTCGAGTTTAcctgttaggaatttcgtttaaaattgttactgattgtcaggcgtttacgttgacaatgaataAGAAAGATTTGTGC is from Andrena cerasifolii isolate SP2316 unplaced genomic scaffold, iyAndCera1_principal scaffold1699, whole genome shotgun sequence and encodes:
- the LOC143378248 gene encoding uncharacterized protein LOC143378248 — its product is MSDAGSADNTIVDLGEKDGGNARLARVDAMKLPELKQELQSRKLKISGKKKELQDRLRAALTLEAEHGEDADEDEDGSDESEDDDVKKCTRQTQMLTFKDVEESMGTFSGDDKVNVRCWLEEFEDMAELCKWSDIQKIVYAKRLLRGSAKLYVNYEKCCRKWSEMKQALRSEFARVVDVHKIHKELSRRTKKTNESYQEYIYQMLEIAKQADMEVTATIKYIIEGIQDDECNKMILYGAKSVRELKEKFESYEAMKENARVKSRRTEEKTKKAVREGVGAVMQGGVRKCFLCGDRNHLSATCPTKSKGMKCFKCQGYGHIALECKGESKPVKDVSSTSEASRKKRLKEVQIENCELVALIDSGSDLNLIRADHYVKIGAPRLSNTILQFRGVAVESHHTLGVFSTHITIDHVVYPIDIHVVPDVLTSHGLIIGTDFLDSVKLIMKGGEISIRKLDVPEVYSISVEPAVNGVDLSHVTVPEHREAIEVLVENYKPNKTREVGVTMNIILTDDVPVYQRPRRLSPKEKAIVDEQIKAWVENGIIRPSHSDYGSPIVLVVKKDGTIRICIDFRHLNKKIVKDRYPLPLIEDELDSLQGAKVFSTLDLKNGFFHVPIEEGSQKYTAFVVPNGHYEFLRVPFGLCNSPAVFQRFIHAVFRELIAVGMVRVYMDDIIVLANDVVSAIANLEAVLGVASQFGLVVNWGAETELHTDASGLGYGAILLQRDTQDGAFHPVYYASGKTTPAEEKYPSYELEVLAIIKSLKKFRAFTLTMNKKDLCVRVARWVLLLQEFQYTIEHRPGRSMVHVDALSRNPLPTIMLVEEDDDGIIVRLREAQRGDDELRKICDNIEQYRKNGYVVSRDVLYRVVNDTPLVVVPKPMQ